One uncultured Fretibacterium sp. genomic window, AATAAAAAAATGGCAGGCCCGGCAAGACTCGAACTTGCAACCCCCGGTTTTGGAGACCAGTGCTCTGCCAATTGAGCTACGGACCTGCGTTCAAAGCAACAGCACGTATTGTACACCAGCGACACCCGTTGCGCAAGAGACCACGAGCGGCCCCAATCCGCAGGCTGCGATAGCCTTATGAAGAATAAAGTGCGTTGTTGCATAGATTGAGCCAACTCTCATTTTGCACCCCTCAGGTGCAGCGGAAAGCGTGCAAAACCTGCCTTTACCACACGTTAAAATTTTGCCTGCAGTTTTGGGAGCGACTGAAGAAATATAAAGCTGAAGAGATATAAAGGAGACACAACGGGACCACCCCGCACAACTGGGTAGCACCGATTCTCTATCTTTCGAGCACTCCCCCGGATGAGATGGGGGAAGGCATCAATTCAAACAAACCCAAAACAGAACTACTTCGACTCCTTATGCACAACGGAAGCGTTGCACCACTTGCAGAACTTTTTGATCTCCAGCTTCTTCGACTGCTTCTTCTTGTTCACCGTCGTCGTGTAGTTGCGCCGCTTGCAGGTCGTGCAGACCAGCCCAACGATATCGGCCATAACCGCTCACTTCCCTTCCGCTGCAAATGAAAAACAAATTTATGACCGCAGTCCTTACCACCGGACCGCCGCGAGTCAATAAAATCGGACTATTCGAGGATCTTGGTGACGACGCCGGCGCCCACCGTATGGCCGCCCTCGCGGACCGCGAAACGAAGACCTTCCTCCATCGCTATGGGCACGATCAGATCTACCTCGAACGTCGCGTTGTCGCCGGGCATAACCATCTCCACTCCCTCGGGAAGCTTGATCCCGCCCGTAACGTCCGTCGTACGGAAGTAGAACTGCGGCTTGTAGCCCGCAAAGAACGGCGTATGACGGCCGCCCTCCTCCTTCTTCAGTACGTACACCTCGCCCTTGAACTTCGTGTGCGGCGTCACGCTACCCGGCTTCGCCAACACCTGACCGCGCTCCACCTCGTCCTTGTCCACCCCGCGAAGCAGGACTCCCACGTTGTCCCCCGCAACCGCGTCGTCCAGAATCTTACGGAACATCTCGAGCGAGGTCGCAACCGTCTTCTTGATGTCCGTCTTCATACCGACAATCGCCACTTCCTCGCCGGCCTTGATGATGCCACGCTCCACTCGACCCGTCACAACCGTCCCGCGCCCCGTGATCGTGAACACGTCCTCCACAGGCATCAGGAAAGGCTTCTCCGTCTCGCGGACAGGC contains:
- the rpmG gene encoding 50S ribosomal protein L33, coding for MADIVGLVCTTCKRRNYTTTVNKKKQSKKLEIKKFCKWCNASVVHKESK